Part of the Granulicella cerasi genome is shown below.
ATCGCTACATTGTGACGGTGTATGTCGTCAGTTCGGTCGGATCCATCTTCGGCGGAGCGCTTTCCGGCACCATCATGAAGCGCGGCCACACCATCAACTTCGGTCGTAAGATCGCGATGCTCTGTATGGCAGTGCTGGTCGTTCCGATGGTGATCGTGCCGCATCTCGGCGAGCTTTTCCCCGCAAACTCCTGGCCCGCAACGATTGTGATCGCCGTGGCCGCAGCAGCACATCAAGGCTGGTCGGCGAACATCTTCTCCACGCCGTCCGACATGTTCCCTGCCACCGCAGTCTCCACCGTTGTCGGCATCGGTGGCGCGGCCGGCGCTATCGGCGGCGCGATCTTCACCTACATGGTGAAGCACACTCTCTCGCTGCATCCGCTGCTTGTATTCGGCATCGCGTCGGTCAGCTACCTGATCGCGCTCGGCATCTTCCAACTGCTCGTGCCGCGCCTCGGCGCACCGCGCAGCCCGGAAATGCCCATCACCGCGCCGTAGCTTCCGTACCATCCACGACAAAGGGCGCGCTCACTTGCGAGCGCGCCCTTTGCCTTTCCTGAGGGTGAAAAGTTATGCGATCGTGCCGTTCATGCCCGCAGGATAAAAGACTCCCGTAGACTTCGTTCCCGAGGCGTTCAAACCACCACCGGTCACGATGTTCAGCACCGAGCTCGTCGTGCGTGAGAACGCGATCTCGTTGGTGCTGTCAGCGTCTGCAATCGTCGTCGCCGGATAGCCTGCCGTGCCGGCGAGCGTTACCGTCGTGGCGGTAGTCAGCGGGACATCGTCCGTAGTCACGGAGGAGTTCGCTGCCTTCGACAACGTCTGGCGCAGCGTGGACACCTTCTGCGTCAAACCGATGTAGCCCAGCGAACCCGTCGGATCGAGCGAGTTCAGCGTCGAGCGAATCAGGCCCGCGTGATAAGCCTCCACCGCCAGAATGCTCGCGGCAGCCTTCAGGTTGCCGCTGGGCTGCGTGGCTGTGCTCAGCAACGGCGCCGCGCCTGAGTATGCCGTGACGCCTACGTCCTCGAATACATACGCAGCGATCAGGAAGTTCGCCTGGTTCGCAAAGGGATTGAACGTTGCCGCGATGCCTGCAGCGGTCGCAAGCTTATCGAACGCACCCGTACCGCTGGAGTTCGAGCTGAGATCGATCGCCGGCATCGCCACCGCAGCCGTGCTCAGAGCACTGCGTAGGAAGTTGACGTGACGACCTTCTTCAATAGCCGTTTCCAGCGCGTACGCTGCAAGCGCGGGTGAAGTGAACGTCACCTTCGGCGACGCCACCGTGGTCACGGTGCCCTGCGTGCCTGTGCCGGTGATGGCGATCGGGCTGGCTGCGCCGTAGATCGTCGTACCGTACGCCGCAAGGTAGTAGAAGTTGGCCTCGAGGTACTCAAGGTTCAACGCAAAGTTGAGGATGTCCGTGTCGCCGATGATTGACGGGGTCAACTGCGCGTTCGCCTGCTTCGGCAGAAACGCTGCTGCCAGCGCCGCTGCTCCGCCACCCATCAGAAGAGTGCGACGGCTGGCAATAATGTTGTCGA
Proteins encoded:
- a CDS encoding ferritin-like domain-containing protein — encoded protein: MANQETQQLDNIIASRRTLLMGGGAAALAAAFLPKQANAQLTPSIIGDTDILNFALNLEYLEANFYYLAAYGTTIYGAASPIAITGTGTQGTVTTVASPKVTFTSPALAAYALETAIEEGRHVNFLRSALSTAAVAMPAIDLSSNSSGTGAFDKLATAAGIAATFNPFANQANFLIAAYVFEDVGVTAYSGAAPLLSTATQPSGNLKAAASILAVEAYHAGLIRSTLNSLDPTGSLGYIGLTQKVSTLRQTLSKAANSSVTTDDVPLTTATTVTLAGTAGYPATTIADADSTNEIAFSRTTSSVLNIVTGGGLNASGTKSTGVFYPAGMNGTIA